A segment of the Halovivax limisalsi genome:
GTCGGGCAGGAGTCCGTCGTACGCTCGTCGCCACGCGGTCGCACAGACCGTCCGAATCGCCGGTGCCTCGTCGGGGCGTGCCGGTCGGACGGTCACGTCGACGGTGCCGTCGGTCATCGGGTTCACGTCGAATCACCCGGCTCATATCGCTGACGATACCGGATCGACCGATCGACGCGAGGCGGCTACGGTCGCGGCGCCGCCTTCTGGAGGGCCGTCTCGGCGATGTTACCGCCGTAGTCCGCACACCGCGAGAGCGAGTCGACGATGAGGCCGAGCGACTGGGCCTCGACCGGATCGAGGTCGCGCAGGCGATCGTCGATCTTCCGGGTGTGTTCGTCGATCTCGCGGACCGCCTGTCGGGCGGTGTGGCCGAGTTCCGTCGCCCGGTCTGCGTCCTCGGCGTCGAGCGCGTCCATCGACGTGCGGATCACGCGGTCGGCGTCCTCGTAGAGCGCCACGAGCGCGTCGGCGACGTCCTCGGGCACGTCGTCGAGCTTCTGGGCGAGCTGGCTCACCTTGACCGCGTGGTCCGCGACGCGTTCGAGTTGGCGGGCGCTCGAGTGATAGTCGAAGCAATCCTCGCGGGTGACGCCGAGGGATTCGGCCGCCGTCGGCGAGCGAAGCGTCGCACGGAAGATGCGCGAGACGACCAGAAAGAGCCTGTCGACGTCGTCGTCGCGCTGGATGACGTCCGCCGCGATGTCGTCGTCGTTTTCGACCAGGGCGGTCACGGCGTCTTCGAGCATCGATTCGGCGATCAGGCGCATCCGGTCGACCGCGTTCACGATCGAGAGCTCCGCCGAGTCAAGCAGATCCTGGATCACGACGCTGTCGGTGGTCTCCGAGAGCACCTCGACGCCGACGAGGTTCTGCGTCGCCTCCCGGATGGCCCGCCGCTGTTCGGTCGTCACCCGATCGGCGGTCAGGCGGATGATGTCGAACCCGCTGACGTACATGGTCATCACCGCGCGCGTGAGCTGGGTGCCCGTCAGGTTCGAGACGTCGAGTTCGCCCTCCTGGTGGGCCGACTCCCGCTTCGGCGTCAGCAAGAGCGCGCCGTCCTCGGGGTAGAACTCGACGGTGCTGCCCGCCTCCACGCCGTTGTCCGTCGCCCACTCCTTCGGTAACGAGACCGTGTAGGTCGACCCGCCCGTCACTTGCACTTTGCGCGTCTCCATAACGGCACCTCTGCAGCCACACCCTAAAGAAACAGCGATCTATTGATATCCGCCCACAACTCCGTATTCAGCTTCGAAAGTAAGGTCGAGTCACGAACGATTCAGTGAAGGGTAAACGCTCCTGCGGTCGGTGGTGTCGATCGAACGCGCCAGTGCCGGACGAACGAGGCAATAGACGGGTCCGATCGTCGCGCCTGTTCCTCGACTAGCGTGGTCGCGACGGCGGCGTGTGTGCGATCTGACGACTCAATACCGACCGGAGATGACCGCCGGTCCATCGCCGTCGGCCGTGACCTACTGTGACAATACATACCTCTATATAGCAATCATAGTAGTCTACTTACCTGCACCGCCGCTCACATTCGATGATGTCGAGAGACGCTACGGGGCCGTCGGCGGGGCTCGGCCGGCGAGCGGTGCTCGCGGGTACAGGGGCGGCGATCTCCGGCGCGCTAGCGGGCTGCAGTGGGGTATTCGCGACGGCCAACAACCAGGTGAACGTCGCGGGAAGTTCTACGGTGTTTCCCGTGACGGAAGCCATCGCCTCCGCGTTCTCGGAGGAGAACCCCACGGCCAACATCTCGCTCAGCAAGACCGGAACCGGGGGCGGGTTCGGGAACTTCTTCTGTGCGGGCCGAACCGATATCAACAACGCCAGCCGGGAGATCGCCGACGCCGAGGTCGAACAGTGCGCGAGTAACGACGTGACGCCGATCGAATTTCCGGTCGCCACCGACGCCCTGACGGTCGTGGTCAATCCGAACGCGGAGTTCGTGGACTGCCTCACAGTCGAGGAGTTGCGCCAGATCTGGCGCGCCGACGGCGCCCAGCAGTGGAGCGACATCGACGACTCCTACCCGGACGAACCGTTCGAACTCTACGGGGCCGCGACCACCTCCGGGACGTTCGACTACTTCAAAGAAAAGATCGTGGGCGAGGAGACGAATCATCGAAGCGACTACTACGCGACCGAACAGGATCGGACGATCGTCCAGGGGGTACAGGGCTCCGAAACGGCGATGGGCTACTTCGGATTCTCGTACTACAGCGAAAACCCCGACTCCGTCAAGGCGATCGCCATCGATAACGGCGACGGCTGTGTCGAACCATCGCTCGAAACCGCCCAAACAGGCGAATACGCGCCTCTCACGCGTGACCTGTACATCTATGTGGCAAAGGACTCCCTCGCCGATCCGACGGTCCGGGACTTCGTCCGCTACTACATGGAACGAACGACGAGTGACCTGATCGCCGAGATCGGATACGTGCCGCTGAACGAGGAGAAACAGGCGGAGAACATGGACAAACTCGAATCGAAGATCGACGAGGTGACCGCATGAGCGAGCACGACTTT
Coding sequences within it:
- a CDS encoding phosphate uptake regulator PhoU — encoded protein: METRKVQVTGGSTYTVSLPKEWATDNGVEAGSTVEFYPEDGALLLTPKRESAHQEGELDVSNLTGTQLTRAVMTMYVSGFDIIRLTADRVTTEQRRAIREATQNLVGVEVLSETTDSVVIQDLLDSAELSIVNAVDRMRLIAESMLEDAVTALVENDDDIAADVIQRDDDVDRLFLVVSRIFRATLRSPTAAESLGVTREDCFDYHSSARQLERVADHAVKVSQLAQKLDDVPEDVADALVALYEDADRVIRTSMDALDAEDADRATELGHTARQAVREIDEHTRKIDDRLRDLDPVEAQSLGLIVDSLSRCADYGGNIAETALQKAAPRP
- a CDS encoding PstS family phosphate ABC transporter substrate-binding protein translates to MSRDATGPSAGLGRRAVLAGTGAAISGALAGCSGVFATANNQVNVAGSSTVFPVTEAIASAFSEENPTANISLSKTGTGGGFGNFFCAGRTDINNASREIADAEVEQCASNDVTPIEFPVATDALTVVVNPNAEFVDCLTVEELRQIWRADGAQQWSDIDDSYPDEPFELYGAATTSGTFDYFKEKIVGEETNHRSDYYATEQDRTIVQGVQGSETAMGYFGFSYYSENPDSVKAIAIDNGDGCVEPSLETAQTGEYAPLTRDLYIYVAKDSLADPTVRDFVRYYMERTTSDLIAEIGYVPLNEEKQAENMDKLESKIDEVTA